A part of Antechinus flavipes isolate AdamAnt ecotype Samford, QLD, Australia chromosome 6, AdamAnt_v2, whole genome shotgun sequence genomic DNA contains:
- the TCN1 gene encoding transcobalamin-1 — translation MRVSQWLSPVGFLLFSLFPAHLCKICEVNSKEKDKLDPLINTMVNSNEPYPSVAPQILMALKFVKQHYSKAETTFLNQVKLNIMQCDGATSSGQFALDLLALTAACQTCIIKDYKLVKKLEQKFQAEVDNIDKYGHPLTTYYQLGLDVLAICLLNGTYSTSKIADLFSVEPKKYYYNNQFSVDTGALAVLALTCVDRKNPDVEEIRNNIEMLVKMILNEIKPDGTIGNIYSTGQAMQALFVTSKYYKEEDWNCTKTLKTVLNHIPQAFQRPIAASQVLPALQGKTYLDLTHGTCQSSPGYLNNSIPTITESTPQSHQNISVKYQVVDFITKHFKKSIEVSVPEGSFFLNVMEKAQEEDRKAFGFTTKSSEWGPYVTSVAGIEASSKDRTYWQLLNNDQPLSQGVAEFVVSKGDKLEVRLSYY, via the exons AGGTAAACAGTAAAGAGAAGGACAAGCTAGATCCTCTGATAAACACAATGGTGAATTCCAACGAACCCTACCCAAGTGTAGCTCCCCAAATCCTGATGGCTCTCAAATTCGTGAAGCAACACTACTCAAAGGCCGAGACAACCTTCCTGAACCAAGTCAAGCTAAACATCATGCAATGTG ATGGCGCTACATCTTCAGGACAGTTTGCTCTGGATTTACTGGCATTGACTGCTGCCTGCCAGACATGTATTATAAAAGATTACAAATTGGTCAAAAAACTTGAACAGAAGTTCCAAGCGGAAGTAGACAATATTG ATAAATATGGCCACCCATTGACTACCTATTACCAGCTTGGCTTAGATGTTTTGGCCATATGTCTTCTAAATGGAACCTATTCAACCTCCAAAATTGCTGATCTCTTTTCTGTGGAACCAAAGAAGTATTATTATAATAACCAGTTCTCTGTTG ACACTGGGGCACTTGCTGTCCTGGCTCTGACATGTGTGGACAGGAAGAACCCAGATGTAGAAGAGATcagaaataatatagaaatgctTGTGAAGATGATCCTGAATGAAATAAAACCAGATGGCACTATTGGAAATATCTACAGCACAGGACAAGCAATGCAG GCCCTTTTTGTGACTTCAAAGTATTATAAGGAAGAAGATTGGAACTGTACTAAGACTCTTAAAACTGTTCTAAATCATATTCCTCAAGCCTTCCAGAGGCCCATCGCTGCAAGCCAGGTGTTGCCTGCCCTTCAGGGCAAGACTTACTTGGATTTAACCCATGGCACCTGTCAGTCCAGTCCAG GTTATCTCAACAACTCTATCCCCACAATTACAGAATCCACTCCCCAGTCCCACCAGAATATTTCAGTCAAATACCAAGTAGTGGATTTCATcactaagcactttaaaaaatccattgaagTCTCAGTGCCAGAGGGCTCTTTCTTCCTGAATGTGATGGAGAAAGCTCAAGAAGAAGACCGAAAGGCATTTGG GTTCACAACAAAGTCAAGTGAATGGGGTCCATATGTCACTTCAGTTGCTGGTATTGAGGCCAGCAGTAAAGACAGAACCTACTGGCAGCTCCTGAATAATGATCAACCACTGAGCCAAG GAGTTGCAGAGTTTGTAGTATCTAAAGGTGATAAACTGGAAGTCAGGCTGAGTTACTATTGA
- the CBLIF gene encoding cobalamin binding intrinsic factor, protein MILFTIPLLSLLWAVSGAHTLARSECFIPAEKQALVDDLQDVMESSVTPSSYPNPSILIAMNLVGAHNAEAQKLLTNLILSTDPKDLTIGQLALSIMALTSSCQDPGNRLSILKNKMEEWKSLSPQDPHTVFYGPSLGLLALCQKNQEDTLKLAVRFSKMLLANVSPFNMDTGAMATLALTCVSNMVSEDLDDEYNQLFGNALTSVMENISRRIEDNGLIGGSYSTGLAMQALTVQAEENWNCQKTMETVLSEIEQNRFNNPMAISQILPSLKGKTYLDVPHVICSTDQEEKKTLQEHPSPFLPSASNITVIYTINNQLRGVEQTFKETEVISVEKGSLLLVVLEEAQRKNSKFKFDSKMTSWGLYITAINNIYEVENHRTYWQFLSGKTPLDQGVSYYIPHDKEHITANFTQY, encoded by the exons ATGATCCTGTTTACAATCCCTCTCCTGAGCCTCCTCTGGGCTGTGAGCGGGGCCCACACCCTCGCCAGGAGTGAATGCT TTATTCCTGCAGAAAAGCAAGCCTTGGTGGATGACCTCCAAGATGTCATGGAGAGTTCCGTGACTCCATCCTCTTATCCCAATCCAAGCATCCTGATTGCCATGAACTTGGTTGGGGCCCATAATGCAGAGGCCCAGAAGCTCCTCACTAATCTCATCTTGTCCACTGATCCAAAAG ATCTTACCATTGGCCAGCTGGCCCTCAGCATCATGGCTCTCACCTCATCCTGCCAAGATCCTGGAAACAGACTCTCaatcctgaaaaataaaatggaggaatgGAAATCTTTAA GCCCACAAGATCCACATACAGTCTTCTATGGACCTAGCCTGGGACTCTTGGCTTTATGCCAGAAGAACCAAGAGGACACCTTGAAACTAGCTGTCAGATTTTCCAAGATGTTGCTAGCCAATGTCTCACCTTTCAACATGG ATACCGGAGCCATGGCAACCTTGGCCCTGACTTGCGTGAGCAATATGGTCTCTGAAGATCTGGACGATGAATACAATCAGTTATTTGGTAACGCATTAACCAGCGTTATGGAGAATATCAGCAGGAGAATTGAAGACAATGGCCTCATTGGGGGATCCTACAGCACAGGCCTAGCCATGCAG gCCCTCACTGTGCAAGCTGAAGAGAACTGGAACTGCCAGAAGACCATGGAAACAGTCCTCAGTGAGATTGAGCAGAATAGATTTAATAACCCCATGGCCATCTCCCAGATTCTTCCTTCCCTGAAGGGCAAAACTTATTTAGATGTGCCCCATGTTATTTGCTCTACTG atcaagaggaaaagaaaactctACAGGAACACCCTAGCCCCTTCTTGCCATCAGCTTCTAATATCACCGTGATTTACACAATCAATAACCAGCTGAGGGGGGTGGAACAGACCTTCAAGGAAACGGAGGTCATCAGTGTGGAAAAGGGATCGCTCCTCCTTGTTGTTCTAGAAGAAGCCCAGCGCAAAAACTCAAAGTTCAA ATTTGACTCCAAAATGACATCCTGGGGGCTTTATATCACCGCTATCAACAACATTTATGAAGTAGAAAACCACAGGACCTACTGGCAGTTCCTTAGTGGCAAAACTCCTTTGGACCAAG GGGTCAGCTACTACATCCCCCATGACAAAGAACACATCACAGCCAACTTCACACAGTACTAA